The stretch of DNA AAGCATTAAAAGACAGGGCAAGGGAATACGCGTTCTTGTTTGCGCTGGAAGGAATTACGGAATAAAGACACCGGCCAGATAAAAAGCCGAAGCCATTCATGGCTTCGGCTTTTTATCTAAAATATCATTAAGTTCAAACCAGGTCAATATCAAAATTCACCAGTTGCACAAATTCAGCAAGGCGTTCGTCAATATCGGCTTTGCTGATCTCCTTCAGTCTTTCCGGCCCGAATTTCTCCACGCAGAAACTGGCCATGGCGCTGCCGATGATGATGGCTGTTTTCATGTTCTCAAAACTGATGTCCTTTGTTTTAGCAAGATGGCCGATAAAGCCCCCGGCAAACGTATCGCCGGCACCGGTGGGGTCAAACACTTCTTCAAGGGGAAGGGCGGGTGCGAAGAACACATGATCTCCATGAAAAAGCAATGCACCGTGTTCCCCTTTCTTGATGATCAGGAACTGGGGTCCCATTTTTATTATTTCACGGGCGGCTTTCACCAAAGAAAGTTCCCCGCTCAATTGTCTTGCTTCTGCATCATTTACCAGCAGCACATCCACTTTCTTCAATACTTCTTTCAGGTCATCCATAGCGGTATCCATCCAGAAATTCATGGTGTCCATTACAATCAGCCTCGGACGGGTCTTCAACTGGTTGATCACACTCAGCTGCAGTTTCGGCATCAGGTTACCCAGCATTAAAAACTCGGCACCCTGGTAAGAGGCGGGGACAATGGGATTAAAATCTGCCAGTACATTCAGGTCGGTCACCAATGTATCCCGGCTGTTCATATCCATGTGGTATTTGCCGCTCCAGAAAAATGATTTTTTATCTTTTACGATCTCCACGCCATCGAGTGATACGCCTCTCCGCTTCAATTCATCCATTTCCTCTTTTGGAAAATCGTATCCCACAATGGATATCTGCTGCACAGGCGTTACAAAATTACCTGCTGCATACGCTACATACGTGGCTGAGCCGCCCACGATCTTATCTGTTTTTCCAAACGGGGTCTCAATGGCGTCAAAAGCCATGGTGCCAACGCAAATAACTGACATAAACTGGTTTTAGTATGATTCAATCAAAGCAGCCTGGGCGGCCACGGCGGCAAAAGTAACTGATTAAAATGATTTTAGTAAGTTGTGCCGGTAATTAAAAATAACCTGCATTGTTAATCAAGATACATCCGCAAGATCCGCAGCCAAGACTGGTAAAACAGGTGGCAGAATGCCTGAAAGACGGGGGCGTAATCATTTATCCCACCGATACCATTTACGGGCTGGGATGTGACATCAACCAGCACAAGGCCGTGGAGCGCATCTGTAAAATAAAGCATGTAGACCCGCAGAAGGCACAGCTGTCTTTCATCTGCCGCGACCTCAGTCACCTGAGTGATTATACAAAGAGTATTGATACCCCCCTGTACCGGATGCTGAAAAGTTACCTGCCCGGGCCCTATACTTTTATCCTGCCGGCCAGTAAGCAGGTGCCAAAGATCCTGCAGAGCAAAAAATCAACGATCGGGTTGAGGGTGCCGGACAATAATATCTGCCGTCACATATTGGATGAACTTGGCCACCCGATACTCAGCGCATCCCTGCCGGGAGAAATGGTGGAAGAATACACCGATCCGGAAGTGATCAATGAAAAATTCGGCGATGCCGTTGATTTTATTATCGATGGGGCATCGGCGGCATGATCCCTTCAACCATTGTTGATTGCACAGGAACGGAGTGGATAATAACCCGGCAGGGGGCAGGAGAGTGGGCTGCATAAAAAGATCCCGTCCCGCCATCGGCGGAACGGGACGGTCCCAAAACTGCAGAGGTAATACTGCTTTAGATCCGGTGCCTGCGGTTGTGTTTTTTACGGTAAATAGACCGGCTGGCCATTCTCTTATCCTTGCGGATATCCCTTCTTTCCCTGGGGGTTACCACTCCGTCTCTGCGGGCCATCTTTATATCCCGGCGGATGTTCCTTTGCTGCAGGGCAAGGCTCCTGGTTTCAGCACGGGTAAGCTCACCGCTTCGTATTCCTTCCCCGATACGGTGGCGGTGCATTCTGCGGCCAGGCTGTGCCTCAGCAATATTGATCCCGAGCACAAGTACCAGTACGGATGTTACCAATAATCTTAATTTCATGGCTGATGATTTTAAAATAAAAAAATTAATACAGCTACATAGACCCGCAGAAAGAAAGGAAGTTTAACCCCGGAGATTAAAAAAGCAAGGCGGTGGATGGAAGAATATCAAAACTCCTGCGGTGATAACTGCACAAGCCATGCGCTTCAATGGCTTGCCGGTGGGCAGGAGTGCCATAGCCTTTATTGGTATCCCAGCCATATTGCGGAAATTCATGGTGTATCTTTTGCATGAATTCATCCCGGTGCGTTTTGGCCAGAATGCTGGCAGCAGCAATGGAAGCATAAATACCATCGCCCTTAATGATACATTGGTGGGCTGTTTTTTTATAGGGCCTGAAACGGTTCCCGTCGATCAATAAAAACTCCGGCGTGGTGGCCAATGCATGTATGGCCTGGTGCATGGCCCTGAAACTTGCCTGCAGGATATTGATCTTATCGATCGTTATATTATCCACCGCTGCAACAGCGTATGCAACGCTTTCTTTTTCAAGGACGGGCCTTAACAGGTCCCGTTGCTTTTCAGTAAGCTGTTTACTGTCGTTCAGCAGCGGGTGATGAAAATCCTTTGGCAGTATGACGGCGGCTGCAAATACCGGCCCGGCATAACAGCCACGACCGGCCTCATCTACACCGGCTTCAACCAGGTCGCTATGTAAAAAAGAAGATAACATGGATGACTGGGAAATTAGCTAAGAGGATAAAAGAGCAAAAGAGAAACATATGGCATTTCTCACTATTCTTCTTTCAAACTCTTAGCCCAAATATCCGCTAAAAGAATAAAAAAACAAATCTATGTGTAATAACAGCTTTTGCTGCTGTAAATTTGCGGCTCAATGGATAATTCAGATCAGCAACGTTCCCAACGGCAGATAGCCACCTGGCTGATGATCGGGGTGGGGATGATCATCCTACAGGGCTGACTGGGCGGCATCACCCGGTTAACGGAATCGGGCCTTTCCATCACCGAATGGAAACCCATCACCGGAACCCTGCCCCCATTGAACGATATAGCCTGGCAGGCCGAGTTTGATAAATACAAAGTGACCGACCAGTTCAAATACGTTCACCAGGATTTTACGTTGAAAGAATTCAAATTCATTTTCTTCTGGGAGTGGTTTCACCGCA from Chitinophagaceae bacterium encodes:
- a CDS encoding bifunctional hydroxymethylpyrimidine kinase/phosphomethylpyrimidine kinase translates to MSVICVGTMAFDAIETPFGKTDKIVGGSATYVAYAAGNFVTPVQQISIVGYDFPKEEMDELKRRGVSLDGVEIVKDKKSFFWSGKYHMDMNSRDTLVTDLNVLADFNPIVPASYQGAEFLMLGNLMPKLQLSVINQLKTRPRLIVMDTMNFWMDTAMDDLKEVLKKVDVLLVNDAEARQLSGELSLVKAAREIIKMGPQFLIIKKGEHGALLFHGDHVFFAPALPLEEVFDPTGAGDTFAGGFIGHLAKTKDISFENMKTAIIIGSAMASFCVEKFGPERLKEISKADIDERLAEFVQLVNFDIDLV
- a CDS encoding ribonuclease HII — encoded protein: MLSSFLHSDLVEAGVDEAGRGCYAGPVFAAAVILPKDFHHPLLNDSKQLTEKQRDLLRPVLEKESVAYAVAAVDNITIDKINILQASFRAMHQAIHALATTPEFLLIDGNRFRPYKKTAHQCIIKGDGIYASIAAASILAKTHRDEFMQKIHHEFPQYGWDTNKGYGTPAHRQAIEAHGLCSYHRRSFDILPSTALLF